Proteins encoded together in one Streptomyces sp. NA04227 window:
- a CDS encoding carbohydrate ABC transporter permease, with translation MSAPTTTPTPAPTRRVPARRRTTERPEPGSRSSRWTSRGAVHGVLLLAALYSVLPLVWLVTSATKSVGDFSSTSAFELADFNLWGNLRDLFAREDGVFLYWIRNSLLYAGLGAVLGALICTACGYAIAKLDFPGRRALFAVTLAGVLVPPTALALPLYLLASELHLVNTFWAVFLPLLTNPFGVYLARTFADAAVPDEVLEAARLDGAGEFRIFLTIALPMMMPGFVTILLFQFVSIWNNFFLPLVMLTDPELFPMTLGIYQWNTRAPQFPDYNPLVITGSLLAVVPLITAFVVLQRQWRSGLSAGSVK, from the coding sequence ATGAGCGCACCGACCACCACGCCGACTCCCGCACCCACGCGCCGGGTTCCCGCCCGCCGCCGGACCACCGAAAGACCGGAGCCCGGCTCCCGGAGCTCACGCTGGACCTCACGCGGCGCCGTGCACGGCGTCCTCCTGCTCGCCGCCCTCTACAGCGTCCTGCCCCTGGTGTGGCTGGTCACCTCGGCCACCAAGTCCGTCGGCGACTTCTCCAGCACCAGCGCCTTCGAGCTCGCCGACTTCAACCTCTGGGGCAACCTGCGTGATCTGTTCGCCCGGGAGGACGGCGTCTTCCTGTACTGGATCCGCAACTCCCTGCTCTACGCGGGCCTCGGAGCCGTACTCGGCGCACTGATCTGCACCGCCTGCGGCTACGCCATCGCCAAGCTGGACTTCCCCGGGCGGCGCGCCCTGTTCGCGGTGACCCTGGCCGGTGTCCTGGTGCCGCCCACCGCACTCGCGCTGCCGCTGTACCTGCTGGCCTCCGAGCTGCACCTGGTGAACACCTTCTGGGCGGTGTTCCTCCCGCTGCTGACCAACCCCTTCGGCGTCTACCTCGCGCGCACCTTCGCCGACGCGGCCGTACCCGACGAGGTCCTGGAGGCGGCCCGTCTCGACGGAGCGGGTGAGTTCCGCATCTTCCTGACGATCGCCCTGCCGATGATGATGCCCGGGTTCGTCACCATCCTGCTGTTCCAGTTCGTCTCCATCTGGAACAACTTCTTCCTGCCGCTGGTGATGCTCACCGACCCCGAGCTGTTCCCCATGACACTCGGCATCTACCAGTGGAACACCCGCGCCCCGCAGTTCCCGGACTACAACCCCCTGGTCATCACCGGGTCCCTGCTCGCCGTCGTCCCGCTGATCACCGCCTTCGTGGTGCTCCAACGCCAGTGGCGCAGCGGCCTGTCCGCGGGGAGCGTCAAGTGA
- a CDS encoding hydroxyacid dehydrogenase, with amino-acid sequence MTETVRTGTSRAESPRRPETLLLMNEPTRRTQFGPRELARLHAAASLGEPYAASQLDSEAVRARLSEVEVLITSWGCPALDEQVLRAAPRLRAVLHAAGSVRGHVRDAVFDRGLLVTTAADSNAEPVAQYTLAAVLWAFKKVPFLAMDARRFREDWSYVDGRGELSGRDRTVVLVGFSRIGRRVADLLRTLDLARVLVVDPVADPAEIIAAGAEPARLEEALPQADVLSLHAPELPQTRHMIGAAQLAALPPGAVLVNTARGSLVDTTALESACRDGLHAVLDVTDPEPLPATSPLYDLSNVVLTPHIAGSLGSETRTMADAALTELERYAAGLPPLAPVTEQSLATQA; translated from the coding sequence GTGACCGAGACCGTACGGACCGGGACTTCGCGGGCCGAGTCCCCGCGCAGGCCCGAAACCCTGCTCCTGATGAACGAGCCGACCCGGCGGACCCAGTTCGGCCCCCGGGAACTGGCCCGGCTGCACGCCGCCGCCTCGCTCGGGGAGCCGTACGCCGCCTCGCAGCTGGACTCCGAGGCGGTACGGGCCCGCCTCTCCGAGGTGGAGGTACTGATCACCTCCTGGGGCTGCCCGGCGCTCGACGAGCAAGTGCTGCGCGCCGCACCGCGGTTGCGGGCCGTGCTGCACGCAGCGGGCTCGGTGCGCGGTCACGTCCGGGACGCCGTGTTCGACCGTGGGCTCCTGGTGACCACGGCGGCCGACAGCAATGCCGAGCCCGTCGCCCAGTACACCCTCGCCGCGGTCCTCTGGGCGTTCAAGAAGGTGCCCTTCCTCGCCATGGACGCACGCCGCTTCCGCGAGGACTGGAGCTACGTGGACGGCAGGGGGGAACTGAGCGGCCGTGACCGCACGGTCGTCCTCGTCGGTTTCTCCCGGATCGGACGCCGGGTGGCCGACCTCCTGCGCACCCTCGATCTCGCCCGGGTGCTGGTCGTCGACCCCGTCGCCGACCCGGCCGAGATCATCGCCGCGGGAGCCGAACCGGCGCGGCTGGAGGAGGCCCTGCCGCAGGCGGACGTGCTCAGCCTGCACGCGCCGGAGCTGCCGCAGACCCGGCACATGATCGGCGCCGCCCAACTCGCCGCCCTGCCACCCGGGGCGGTGCTCGTCAACACCGCACGGGGCTCCCTCGTCGACACCACGGCGCTGGAAAGCGCCTGCCGCGACGGCCTCCACGCCGTCCTCGACGTCACCGACCCCGAACCCCTGCCCGCCACCAGCCCCCTGTACGACCTGTCCAACGTCGTCCTCACCCCGCACATCGCCGGCTCCCTCGGCTCGGAGACCCGCACGATGGCCGACGCCGCACTGACCGAACTGGAGCGCTACGCAGCGGGGTTGCCACCACTCGCCCCGGTCACCGAACAGTCCCTGGCCACCCAGGCATAA
- a CDS encoding PQQ-binding-like beta-propeller repeat protein, whose product MNNQHLSRRTVLQAGGFAGLAAAIGLSVNSATAAPTAGPAQAAVVDLGPAVSQFALMSAVLVGDTVYIGSRNIEPVQIIALHLPTQKVVARTELATGHSIQALAADDSGRYLYAGILQKAASQANLYRWDLSTPDKPAEALGRIADRDVRALAVAPDGVLYAVGGGSSTAPALWEYDPATGEVRNVGTPDPKVSLARAVAATRTHAYFGAGTTFNGGGDASRAALYAYDRSAKTFTSIAPTEMQRDPSIRDLAVFGDKLAVSTAGSTEESKVGLLDLADPSTYKVTTSIGKVAKSFTMIGDTVYYANEEGLLAYRPETNTVSPVAYEGPELGEIWGVDSRDGKAVVTSAYGFVAQIDPAARTAAEIDLGKAGAPMAAQTVMGIAAGGGYVYVGGNAIIARHRLGSDKVVNLRAPGEAKDAIVVDRLLYTGQYNSQGIWRYNPRTGSLGQAAHFPSEQNRPLDVTYDKDNGLVLAGVQSDTEGGGALWTYHPRTGRYRHFADPVDASQCVRGIATREGVTYLGGDNVAPTGPRSTVVAFDPVAGKELWRIDPEQTAGVAALAVRGRHLYGLSRKGGLFVIDIPRRKLIHRADVTSVSNGFAALVTTKGVVYGVSDKNVFRFHPETFAVTTVVADINGGWYSGSHIAADEQGRLYTMRGRNLVQITDDPRY is encoded by the coding sequence GTGAACAACCAACACCTCAGCAGAAGAACCGTGTTGCAGGCAGGCGGCTTCGCAGGCCTCGCGGCGGCCATCGGCCTGTCCGTCAACTCGGCGACCGCGGCCCCCACCGCAGGCCCCGCACAGGCCGCGGTCGTCGACCTGGGCCCGGCGGTGTCCCAGTTCGCCCTGATGAGCGCGGTGCTCGTCGGCGACACCGTCTACATCGGCTCCCGCAACATCGAACCCGTCCAGATCATCGCCCTGCACCTGCCCACCCAGAAGGTCGTGGCACGGACGGAGCTGGCCACCGGCCACTCCATCCAGGCGCTCGCGGCGGACGACAGCGGCCGCTACCTGTACGCGGGGATCCTGCAGAAGGCGGCCAGCCAGGCCAACCTCTACCGCTGGGACCTGAGCACACCGGACAAGCCCGCCGAAGCCCTCGGCCGCATCGCGGACCGTGACGTACGCGCCCTCGCCGTGGCGCCCGACGGCGTCCTCTACGCGGTCGGCGGTGGCAGCTCCACCGCCCCGGCCCTGTGGGAGTACGACCCCGCGACCGGCGAGGTGCGCAACGTCGGGACCCCGGACCCGAAGGTCAGCCTGGCGCGTGCCGTCGCGGCGACCCGCACCCACGCCTACTTCGGCGCGGGCACCACGTTCAACGGCGGCGGTGACGCCAGCAGGGCCGCGCTGTACGCCTACGACAGGTCCGCCAAGACCTTCACCTCGATCGCGCCCACCGAGATGCAACGCGACCCGAGCATCCGTGATCTCGCGGTCTTCGGCGACAAGCTCGCCGTGAGTACCGCGGGCTCCACCGAGGAGTCGAAGGTCGGTCTGCTGGACCTGGCCGATCCGTCCACGTACAAGGTCACGACCTCGATCGGCAAGGTCGCCAAGTCGTTCACCATGATCGGCGACACCGTCTACTACGCCAACGAGGAGGGCCTCCTCGCCTACCGGCCCGAGACGAACACCGTCTCCCCGGTCGCGTACGAGGGCCCCGAACTCGGCGAGATCTGGGGCGTGGACAGCCGCGACGGCAAGGCCGTCGTCACCTCCGCCTACGGCTTCGTGGCCCAGATCGACCCGGCCGCGAGGACGGCCGCCGAAATCGACCTCGGCAAGGCCGGTGCTCCGATGGCCGCGCAGACGGTGATGGGCATCGCCGCGGGCGGCGGCTACGTCTACGTCGGCGGCAACGCGATCATCGCCCGGCACCGGCTCGGCAGCGACAAGGTCGTCAACCTGCGGGCGCCGGGTGAGGCCAAGGACGCGATCGTCGTCGACCGCTTGCTGTACACCGGCCAGTACAACTCCCAGGGCATCTGGCGCTACAACCCCCGCACCGGTTCCCTCGGCCAGGCCGCCCACTTCCCGTCCGAGCAGAACCGTCCCCTGGATGTCACCTACGACAAGGACAACGGTCTCGTACTGGCCGGAGTGCAGTCCGACACCGAGGGCGGCGGCGCGCTGTGGACGTACCACCCGAGGACCGGCCGCTACCGCCACTTCGCCGACCCGGTCGACGCCTCGCAGTGCGTACGCGGCATCGCGACCCGCGAGGGCGTGACCTACCTCGGCGGTGACAACGTGGCCCCCACCGGACCGCGCAGCACCGTCGTCGCCTTCGACCCCGTGGCGGGCAAGGAGCTGTGGCGGATCGACCCGGAGCAGACGGCGGGTGTCGCGGCTCTGGCCGTACGCGGACGTCACCTCTACGGACTGTCCCGCAAGGGCGGCCTGTTCGTCATCGACATCCCGCGGCGCAAGCTGATCCACCGCGCCGACGTCACCTCGGTCAGCAACGGCTTCGCGGCCCTGGTGACCACCAAGGGTGTCGTCTACGGCGTCTCCGACAAGAACGTCTTCCGCTTCCACCCGGAGACCTTCGCCGTCACCACCGTCGTCGCCGACATCAACGGCGGCTGGTACAGCGGCTCGCACATCGCGGCCGACGAACAGGGCCGCCTGTACACCATGCGGGGCCGCAACCTCGTCCAGATCACCGACGACCCCCGGTACTGA
- a CDS encoding heparin lyase I family protein: protein MSKAHKKKAHRKNAYKKIALAVCVAAVAGTGYAATAIATPAETKHRPASPKASSVLLDVDYESGTLDSGIPGLTTTHAKADDASKVENGGDGGSSHSVSHKVTLNDPDYVSDGAPRSESANNELQESLIQVGDVHRYEFSVMLKDWEASDGPAGDILFQGKHAGGNKPSFYLMAKRDEIAFRSPLLNLQAPVVADFRDYVNKWMRFRIDVKWTDDNTGYYKVSSQLPGESGYTLKKTYSNVKTFHPENPTTFGYIKWGLYRPASSTDAGDPATRIVRHDDIRVFDLAKS, encoded by the coding sequence ATGTCGAAGGCGCACAAGAAGAAGGCCCACAGGAAGAACGCGTACAAGAAGATCGCCCTCGCCGTCTGCGTCGCCGCGGTCGCCGGTACCGGATATGCCGCGACCGCCATCGCGACGCCGGCGGAGACCAAGCACCGTCCCGCCTCGCCGAAGGCTTCGTCCGTCCTGCTCGACGTCGACTACGAGTCCGGCACCCTGGACTCCGGCATCCCCGGCCTGACGACGACCCACGCCAAGGCCGACGACGCCTCGAAGGTCGAGAACGGCGGCGACGGCGGCAGCTCCCACTCGGTCTCGCACAAGGTGACGCTGAACGACCCGGACTACGTCTCCGACGGCGCCCCCCGCAGCGAGAGCGCCAACAACGAGCTGCAGGAGTCGCTCATCCAGGTGGGCGACGTGCACCGCTACGAGTTCAGCGTCATGCTCAAGGACTGGGAGGCGAGCGACGGCCCCGCCGGCGACATCCTCTTCCAGGGCAAGCACGCGGGCGGGAACAAGCCCTCCTTCTACCTGATGGCGAAGCGCGATGAGATCGCCTTCCGCTCCCCGCTCCTGAACCTCCAGGCGCCGGTGGTCGCCGACTTCCGCGACTACGTCAACAAGTGGATGCGGTTCCGTATCGACGTCAAGTGGACCGACGACAACACCGGTTACTACAAGGTGTCCTCCCAGCTCCCGGGCGAGTCCGGCTACACGCTCAAGAAGACGTACTCGAACGTGAAGACCTTCCACCCGGAGAACCCCACGACCTTCGGCTACATCAAGTGGGGTCTGTACCGTCCCGCCTCCTCCACGGACGCGGGCGACCCGGCGACACGGATCGTCCGGCACGACGACATCCGGGTCTTCGACCTGGCCAAGTCCTGA
- a CDS encoding cupin domain-containing protein: MNAIDLPDTAANLPEAWNSLLLGQVGGAGVKVLRMDGHPGEPESHDRAEALLVLDGVLRLVADGIEVDVRAGELYLVEAGVEHAVRPGSRGTLVIVEHLPHADGVLSTARH, translated from the coding sequence GTGAACGCGATCGACCTGCCGGACACCGCCGCGAACCTGCCCGAGGCCTGGAACTCGCTCCTGCTGGGGCAGGTCGGGGGCGCGGGCGTGAAAGTGCTCCGGATGGACGGACATCCGGGGGAACCGGAGTCCCATGACAGGGCAGAGGCCCTCTTGGTGCTGGACGGTGTGCTGCGGCTGGTGGCCGACGGCATCGAGGTCGACGTGCGTGCGGGAGAGCTGTACCTCGTCGAGGCGGGAGTCGAGCACGCGGTGCGGCCCGGCAGCCGGGGCACGCTCGTCATCGTCGAACACCTTCCGCACGCGGACGGTGTGCTCTCCACCGCCCGCCACTGA
- a CDS encoding PspC domain-containing protein: protein MTDQQYAEPDPAPGRGGGSGAAGPGPQERPGAEHPPPEQPRLRRDRGQKILGGVCGGLGRHYDLDPVIFRIVLAVLAVTGGLGLLFYGFAWLFVPLDGEDENEARRLLSGRVDGPALTAVLCKLVGTGLFLSMMSNATVVTFATALSLMLAATAYWSRQRVEADGGETRETAGTGKDAPAATVYGGAPPEAQAPPAPDRVESWWREPIVKDGTHVGGTGYLWGPPELEDPASVPGVLRSAFRPRPQGPKPPAPEPKSKGPRWIGGWIVLLALVAGGVGTGATWEHVNLGASLQTGLASALAVLGLGIALSSWYGRTGSGSMLLAVLTAGLLGASAALPSNITTDWMDRTWHPASAAQVRSSYELGSGDAVLNLTDVRVAPGRTLPVNAEVGAGRLRVVVPERTTVRLHAEVGVGDVQLPGDDQQDVDIAPDKTKDAVLPPAGRGKPLGTLELHLEVGLGQVEVTRVAP, encoded by the coding sequence ATGACGGATCAGCAGTACGCAGAGCCGGATCCGGCGCCCGGCAGGGGCGGCGGATCCGGTGCTGCCGGGCCCGGGCCGCAGGAGCGGCCCGGCGCGGAGCACCCACCGCCGGAGCAGCCGCGGCTGCGACGTGACCGCGGCCAGAAGATCCTCGGCGGTGTCTGCGGGGGCCTCGGTCGTCACTACGACCTGGACCCGGTGATCTTCCGGATCGTGCTCGCGGTGCTCGCCGTCACCGGCGGTCTCGGCCTGCTCTTCTACGGTTTCGCCTGGCTGTTCGTGCCGCTGGACGGCGAGGACGAGAACGAGGCGCGACGGCTGCTCTCCGGCCGGGTCGACGGCCCGGCCCTGACCGCGGTGCTGTGCAAGCTCGTCGGCACCGGTCTGTTCCTGTCGATGATGAGCAACGCCACCGTGGTCACCTTCGCGACCGCCCTCTCGCTGATGCTCGCCGCCACCGCCTACTGGTCGCGGCAGCGCGTCGAGGCGGACGGCGGTGAGACGCGCGAGACGGCGGGTACCGGGAAGGACGCCCCTGCGGCCACCGTGTACGGGGGCGCGCCGCCGGAGGCGCAGGCGCCGCCGGCGCCCGACCGGGTCGAGAGCTGGTGGCGCGAGCCGATCGTCAAGGACGGTACGCACGTCGGCGGCACCGGATATCTGTGGGGCCCGCCCGAACTGGAGGACCCCGCCTCGGTGCCGGGGGTGCTGCGCAGCGCGTTCCGGCCGAGGCCGCAGGGACCCAAGCCGCCCGCGCCGGAGCCCAAGTCCAAGGGGCCGCGCTGGATCGGCGGCTGGATCGTCCTGCTCGCGCTGGTCGCGGGCGGCGTCGGCACCGGCGCCACCTGGGAGCACGTGAACCTCGGCGCGAGCCTGCAGACGGGCCTCGCCTCGGCGCTCGCCGTGCTCGGCCTCGGCATCGCGCTCAGCTCCTGGTACGGCCGCACCGGCAGCGGCTCGATGCTGCTCGCCGTACTCACCGCGGGCCTGCTCGGCGCCTCGGCCGCCCTGCCCTCGAACATCACCACCGACTGGATGGACCGCACCTGGCACCCCGCCTCGGCGGCGCAGGTGAGGTCCTCCTACGAACTCGGTTCGGGCGACGCCGTCCTGAACCTCACGGACGTCCGGGTGGCCCCCGGCCGCACCCTGCCGGTCAACGCCGAGGTCGGCGCGGGACGGCTGCGGGTCGTGGTGCCCGAGCGGACCACGGTGCGGCTGCACGCCGAAGTCGGCGTCGGAGACGTCCAGTTGCCCGGCGACGACCAACAGGACGTCGACATCGCCCCCGACAAGACGAAGGACGCCGTGCTGCCACCGGCCGGACGGGGAAAGCCCCTCGGCACCCTGGAACTGCACCTCGAAGTCGGCCTGGGACAGGTGGAGGTGACCCGTGTCGCGCCATGA
- a CDS encoding ATP-binding protein, protein MQDAATAPTDAERPVRKLYRSSDGRWLGGVARGLAGHLGLPVIWVRLAFVGLFMADGLGALLYAAFWFFVPLGLGGVEEGRKGAVTTEAAPDGRLRLVARKPDKGQIVALIAMVIVSMVFVREVDLGGPAKPYLWPTLLVGAGVALVWRQADNSRRARWIQVGRRRRTLTLLRSAAGVVLVGAGVTSIFVIQGSAEDLGAVMQASLAVLVGIALLAGPYLVRMAQDLSEERLMRIRAQERAEVAAHVHDSVLHTLTLIQRNADQAGEVRRLARAQERDLREWLYQGMGKSTEETDAEPETLAAAVKRCAAEVEDKHGVPLEVVVVGDCPLDVRLGAQIQAAREAMVNAAKYGGEGGAVQVYAEVEEKKVFVSVRDRGPGFDLDSVPADRMGVRESIIGRMKRNGGTARLRAVPDGGTEVELEMERAEATS, encoded by the coding sequence ATGCAGGATGCCGCCACCGCTCCCACCGACGCCGAGCGGCCCGTACGCAAGCTCTACCGCAGCAGTGACGGCCGCTGGCTCGGCGGTGTGGCGCGCGGGCTCGCCGGGCATCTCGGGCTGCCGGTGATCTGGGTCCGGCTCGCTTTCGTCGGCCTGTTCATGGCGGACGGGCTCGGCGCCCTGCTGTACGCGGCGTTCTGGTTCTTCGTACCGCTCGGCCTGGGCGGCGTGGAGGAGGGGCGCAAGGGCGCCGTCACCACCGAGGCCGCGCCGGACGGGCGGCTGCGCCTGGTCGCGCGCAAGCCCGACAAGGGGCAGATCGTCGCCCTGATCGCGATGGTCATCGTCTCGATGGTCTTCGTCCGCGAGGTCGACCTCGGCGGCCCCGCCAAGCCCTATCTGTGGCCGACCCTGCTCGTCGGCGCCGGTGTCGCCCTGGTGTGGCGGCAGGCGGACAACTCCCGCCGGGCGCGCTGGATCCAGGTCGGCCGCCGCCGTCGCACGCTGACCCTGCTGCGTTCGGCGGCCGGGGTGGTCCTGGTCGGCGCCGGGGTCACCAGCATCTTCGTGATCCAGGGCTCGGCCGAGGACCTCGGCGCCGTCATGCAGGCCTCGCTCGCGGTCCTGGTCGGCATCGCCCTGCTCGCCGGTCCCTATCTGGTCCGGATGGCACAGGACCTGTCCGAGGAACGCCTGATGCGCATCCGCGCCCAGGAACGCGCCGAGGTCGCCGCCCATGTGCACGACTCGGTGCTGCACACCCTGACCCTGATCCAGCGCAACGCCGACCAGGCGGGCGAGGTGCGCCGCCTGGCCCGCGCCCAGGAACGGGACCTGCGCGAGTGGCTCTACCAGGGCATGGGCAAGAGCACCGAGGAGACGGACGCCGAGCCCGAGACACTGGCCGCCGCCGTCAAACGGTGCGCGGCCGAGGTCGAGGACAAGCACGGTGTCCCGCTGGAGGTCGTGGTGGTCGGCGACTGCCCGCTCGACGTCCGCCTCGGCGCCCAGATCCAGGCGGCGCGCGAGGCGATGGTCAACGCCGCCAAGTACGGTGGCGAGGGCGGCGCGGTGCAGGTGTACGCGGAGGTCGAGGAGAAGAAGGTCTTCGTGTCCGTGCGCGACCGTGGACCGGGCTTCGACCTGGACTCGGTGCCCGCCGACCGCATGGGTGTACGGGAGTCGATCATCGGCCGGATGAAACGCAACGGCGGTACGGCGCGGCTGCGCGCGGTGCCGGACGGCGGTACCGAGGTCGAGTTGGAGATGGAGAGGGCGGAAGCGACGTCATGA